The region CGGTGAAAGTGGTGCCGCCCTTGTGCCGCATAAGCCGGATGAAAGTTTGCTGATCGAAGCGATCAATTATGAATCGTTCGAGATGCCTCCGGACGAGCAGCTTAGTCCCAAAGAAATCGAGGTGCTAACGCGATGGGTAAAGCTGGGGGCCCCTTGGCCGCGAACGGACGCGTCGACGATTCGCGCGGCGGGAAAAACGTTTACCGAAGAGGATCGCAATTGGTGGGCGATTCAGCCAGTCCGAGATCCTGTCGTGCCTGACACGGGCGGCAATTGGGCGGTCAATCCGATCGATCAGTTCGTCGCCCGCAAGTTGCGGTCTGCTGGGCTGGAGCCAGCTCCGAAGGCAAGTCGCCGTGAATTGGTCCGGCGAGCCTACTTTGATCTACATGGCCTTCCGCCAACTCCCCAGCAAGTCGACGCATTCGTCACCGATGACACCTCGGACGCTTGGCCTCGTTTGATTGACCAACTTCTGGAAAGCCCCCGCTATGGCGAACGCTGGGCGCAGCATTGGCTGGATGTGATTCGATACGCCGAAAGCGATGGCTATCGAGAAGATGCTTTTCGTCCCGACGCGAGTGTATTTCGTGATTACATCATTCGATCGTTTAACAATGACAAGCCCTTCAACCAATTGATTCGGGAACACTTGGCGGGCGATGAGATCGCTTCGGATGACCCCGAGGCCTATATCGGAACCGCGTTTCTACGTCACGGCGTTTATGAATGGAATCAACGTGACGCACGAATGCATTGGGACCTCATCATCAACGAAATGACCCGTGTTACCGGCGAAGCCTTTCTTGGCCTAGGAATCGGCTGCGCCCAGTGCCACGACCATAAGTTTGATCCAATTTTGCAAAAGGATTATTTCGGTCTGCAAGCGTTTCTTTCTTCGGTCGCCTGGCCGATGGACAAGCCATTGGCCACGCCAGAAGAACTCACACGTTACCAATCAGAACTCAGTCAATGGGAAAAAGCGACTGTCGCGATTCGTGAGGAGCTTGATTCGATCACTCGCGGGGCGATCGAAAAAACGCGGCGCGGTGCGGTAGTTCAATTCCCCGAAGACATCCAAGAGATCTACTACAAGCCCGAAGCAGACAAGACGACCTATGAAAAACAGTTGTCCTACCTGGTCGAGCGCCAAGCGGCGAGGGCGGCACGTGGAGTGAATTTTGAAAAATCACTCAAAGGCGACCCGGATGCGTTGAAGCGATATCAGGAACTAAACGAGGCTTTGAAGGAATTCGAAACACTCAAACCGAAACCGCTGCCGACGGCGTTTGTGGCGACCGACCATGGACGCCAGCCGGCGCCGACTTACATTTCGTCACGGAGTTCAGAATCGACGGTCGAACCGTCATTTCTGGAACTGCTCGGCCAGGAAACGCCCTCGATCGAACCCCTTGCCAATTCGACCGGTCGACGGACGGTGTTGGCCAATTGGATTGCCAGCGATGATAACCCACTATCCACACGCGTCATTGTCAATCGCGTTTGGCAGCGACATTTTGGAACCGGGATCGTTCCGACGCCAAACGATTTTGGAACACTGGGGGAACCACCCAGTCACCCGGAATTACTTGACTGGTTGACACGTCGGTTGATCGAGAACGGATGGCAGCTGAAACCGATCCATCGGTTGATTATGACCAGCGCGACCTATCAACAGACCGCCACAGACGAACCGACTTCGGCGGACATGACGGTCGATCCGGCGAATCGTTTGCTTTGGCGTTTCCCACCGCAACGGCTGGATGCCGAACAGGTCCGAGATGCGATGCTGGTGATCTCGGGCGAGTTAAAACATCGCGACGGGGGTGCCTCGGTCAGCGGCGATTCGCCCAACCGAAGTGTGTTTGTCAAGAAACTACGCAACAAACCCGACGAAATGCTGGGCGGGTTCGATTCACCGCTGGGATTCGAATCCGCTCCCGATCGAGTATCGACAACGACTCCGCTGCAATCACTGCTGTTGATCAATGGGCAATGGAGCTTAAAACGATCGAAGGCTTTTGCGAAACGGTTACTGGGAAGTAAAGACGAATTGTCTGCCGATGATGTCCGCGCGGCTTATCAAATGGTTTATGGACGCCCGGCGTCCGATGACGAGGTCAAGTCGGCGCTTCAGTTTATTGAGCATCAACGGAAGCTCGTCGGTCAGGCGAAGCCGAATCCGAGTGCGGCGTGGAAATATCCTAATGAGACCGGACTGCGGCCGATCGGTCAGCACTTCGGATCGGTCAAGCAGATTGCGTTCGGAGATAAGGCACTCTGGATTCAACCGGAAAGTCGTTTCGAACGTTTGCAATGGAAACCGACGGACCAGCTCAAGGACGAATTCACGGTGGAGGCCGTCACAATCTTGGACCGCGTCTATCCCAACGCAAGCGTGAACACGTTGGCCTCACGCTGGGATGGGAATAAAAGTGTCGGAGGATGGAATGTCGGGATCACCAGCAAGGGGTCTTCTTACACACCCCAGAATTTCATCGTTCAATTAGTCGGACGCACCTTTCAGGACGAGCCTAAATACGAAGTGGTTGCCTCGGGGCTGAAGTTTCCGCTCGGAAAGCCGGTGTACCTTGGAGCTGCCGTTTCTGCGACGACATCCGATGACAACCCAACCCATGGGACGGTCACGTTTTACATGCAGGATTTATCCGATCCCAATGCAACGCTGCAAACTTCCACGGTCGAAACGGAAGTCGTCAGTCATGTCCAGCACCCGAAACTGAACGTCGTCGTTGGCGGTCGGTTGGCGAAGGGACATTTGTGGGACGGGCAACTGGCACGCTTGCGAATCAGCCCGGGCATCGTCGATTCGAATCGACTTTTGGTTCATGATGATGGTTCGACAAACGAAGCCCTCGTCGACTGGAAATTCGGCGGCTCCGATGGCGAGCTGCCCGCGCCCCAGACCTCTTGGTTACGAGAGAAACCCAAAGCATCGTCGGATGCTTACGTCAGCAAAATGCATGCGGCAGTCACAGACTTTTGTCATGCGTTGTTCAATTCAAACGAGTTCCTGTACTTGCACTGATGCTTTCCTTTGGTGATCCGTCGGCTTGATCGGTTGACGGACAACGGTTGGGTCGTGTGTGGACCGCAGCCCAATCGGTCGCCATCGATCCCGAGCACGAGTGTCCCGCCTTATACGACAGAGAATTAGATGAGCTGCAATCACATTGATCGGCTAGATTCCCGCCGCCAGTTCCTCGCTCGCGCCGGAGGTGGATTCGGTGCGTTGGCCTATGCCGCGATCAGCGGTGAACCACTAGTCGGGGCGCCGATCGGCAATGGTATCGCCGAAAATTCAGCCGCAAGAAAAATCCCCGCGCGACTAGGAAAGGCCAAAAATGTCATTTGGTTGTTCATGGAAGGCGGACCAAGTCACATCGATTTGTTTGACCACAAACCGGTGGTCAACGAACTCGCCGGTCAATCATTGCCGGACAGTTTCGAGCGTCCGGTACTGGCGATGGGCGAAATTAATTCGCCCATCTTGGAATGCAAACGGCAGTGGAAACGCTGTGGTGAAAGCGGATTGATGATTTCAGATTGGTTACCACACCATCATGAAATTGCAGACGAACTATGTGTGATACGATCGTGTGTCTCTGATGGGATCAACCATGCCGGCGGAGTTTGCCAGATGAATACCGGCGCGGTATTCGGCGGACGTCCATCGCTGGGGGCCTGGGTTTCTTATGGTTTGGGCGATCCATCGGAAAGTTTGCCGACGTTTGTCGTGATGAAAGATAGTTCATCGATGGTCGTCAACGGCGTTCGAGCGTGGGGGGCAGGATTCATGCCGTCAATGCACCAAGGGGTGTTGTTCGAAACCGGTCCCGAACCGCTCCGCAACCTGAATAATCCTGCCGGTGTGACGTCGAAACAGCAACGTGGCAAGCTGGACTTTATCAATCAACTGAACCGACAGCACTTCGAAGGCCGCAATTCCAACACTGAATTGGAGGCACGCATCCAAAGTTACGAGTTGGCGGCGCGAATGCAGGCTGATGCCCCGGTCGCAATCGATGTTGATGACGAACCCGAACACATTCGTTCGATGTATGGCTTAGACCAAAAAGAAACACAGACCTATGGAAGACAGTGCTTGCTCGCACGCCGCCTGGTCGAACGCGGTGTCCGGTTTGTGCAGTTATATTCGGGGGCCGGCAGCAAGTGGGATAGCCACAGTAATATCGAATCGAATCACTCGCGTTTGTGTGGCAACGTCGACAAACCGATCGCCGGACTAATTCGAGATCTTAAGCAACGTGGCATGCTGGAAGACACGTTAGTCATTTGGGGTGGCGAATTCGGTCGAACACCGATGAGCGAAAAAGGTAGCGGACGCGATCACAACCCGACCGGGTTTACCATGTGGATGGCGGGTGGCGGGGTCAAAGCCGGGCAAGCGATTGGTGCGACCGACGAAATCGGACTTCACGCGGTCGAAGATCGACTTCACGTCCATGACATCCACGCCACGATCATGGGATTGTTAGGGATGGATCACACCGAAGTCATCTATATGCACAAAGGCCGTCCCGAACGAGTCGATTTGAACGAAGGCGAGTTCTACCGTGACATCCTGGCCAACGGCTAGTGCTCCGTCTAGAACAAATGTTCGAGTTCGGCTCATCAGCCGACGGGCGTTAGCCCCGGTTATTGCACCGAAACCGTGGCTGACACCATCCGGCGAATCCTAATTTCAAAAGCGTTAGTCACGCGTTCCGCATCGAATCGGACGTCTAAAAACCTACCCCGAAAAGGTTCCTCGATCGAAATCGCCGATCGGATTCCTGTTAGCTCACCGTTAACCATCAACACCTATTGCCATGCCATCGACTGCCGCAACCGTCTTGATCGCGTTGATCATGCAGCTGGGAAACGAACCGGTCGTACGTTGGAACTTTGACGCCAAAGACCCGCAACATCCCTTCGCGGAAAAGCTGCAGCAGAAAGGGAATGTTTATCGAGATATCGCCGGACCTCGACCGCCCGAATTTCCGGAGATGTCGCCAGAGAACACCGCCGCGCAAGTCGATGCAAATGCGTACTTGTCATTGCCAGACCCCGGAACGAACAGCCCCTTTGATTTTTCAAACGGTGATGAGATCACGATCGAAGCGTGGGTGAATCCGACGCAAGCGGCCGAGGGCCAACCGTTGTATGTGATCGGCAAAGGCCGGACAGGGCGTCCGGGATTCGGCCGCGACAATCAGAACTGGGCCTTACGGATCGTCAGCCGCAAAGGCGAAGCACACCTTAGTTTTCTCTTTGCGACTCCACCAAGTTCGGGCGATCGACATTGGCATCGCTGGACGACAACCAAAAGCTTCCCTGTGGGGACGGGCTGGCATCATGTTGCCGTCGCCTATCGGTTCGGTGCCCCCGACACGGTACGAGGCTGGATTAATGGGCAAGCTACCGATGGTCGCTGGGACATGGGAGGTGCGACGAAGGAGTCTCCGATTGTCGACGATGACGAGATTCGTGTGGGAAGTCGCTTTATCGGACGACTCGATGACGTCGCGATACACCGCCAAGTTTTGACTGACGAAATCATGCTGTCGCGATTCCGAAGGATTGGCAAACGACGTGTGATCGAACCGCAACCGGAGGTCATGCCTGAGATCGCATCCGTCGCCGACAACCAAGTGGTGGTGCAAGTTTGCGAATTGATGCCTTCCGATGAACGTTGGCTCAATGAAGGCGAACGGTGGCCGGATGAAGCAATTCGATTTGAGAGT is a window of Roseiconus lacunae DNA encoding:
- a CDS encoding PSD1 and planctomycete cytochrome C domain-containing protein, which produces MNPTFRFFLQTVACTAIVPFVTGTIATANDAIRSEDVTFFETEVRPLLASKCVQCHGEEKQQGELRLDSITAMVEGGESGAALVPHKPDESLLIEAINYESFEMPPDEQLSPKEIEVLTRWVKLGAPWPRTDASTIRAAGKTFTEEDRNWWAIQPVRDPVVPDTGGNWAVNPIDQFVARKLRSAGLEPAPKASRRELVRRAYFDLHGLPPTPQQVDAFVTDDTSDAWPRLIDQLLESPRYGERWAQHWLDVIRYAESDGYREDAFRPDASVFRDYIIRSFNNDKPFNQLIREHLAGDEIASDDPEAYIGTAFLRHGVYEWNQRDARMHWDLIINEMTRVTGEAFLGLGIGCAQCHDHKFDPILQKDYFGLQAFLSSVAWPMDKPLATPEELTRYQSELSQWEKATVAIREELDSITRGAIEKTRRGAVVQFPEDIQEIYYKPEADKTTYEKQLSYLVERQAARAARGVNFEKSLKGDPDALKRYQELNEALKEFETLKPKPLPTAFVATDHGRQPAPTYISSRSSESTVEPSFLELLGQETPSIEPLANSTGRRTVLANWIASDDNPLSTRVIVNRVWQRHFGTGIVPTPNDFGTLGEPPSHPELLDWLTRRLIENGWQLKPIHRLIMTSATYQQTATDEPTSADMTVDPANRLLWRFPPQRLDAEQVRDAMLVISGELKHRDGGASVSGDSPNRSVFVKKLRNKPDEMLGGFDSPLGFESAPDRVSTTTPLQSLLLINGQWSLKRSKAFAKRLLGSKDELSADDVRAAYQMVYGRPASDDEVKSALQFIEHQRKLVGQAKPNPSAAWKYPNETGLRPIGQHFGSVKQIAFGDKALWIQPESRFERLQWKPTDQLKDEFTVEAVTILDRVYPNASVNTLASRWDGNKSVGGWNVGITSKGSSYTPQNFIVQLVGRTFQDEPKYEVVASGLKFPLGKPVYLGAAVSATTSDDNPTHGTVTFYMQDLSDPNATLQTSTVETEVVSHVQHPKLNVVVGGRLAKGHLWDGQLARLRISPGIVDSNRLLVHDDGSTNEALVDWKFGGSDGELPAPQTSWLREKPKASSDAYVSKMHAAVTDFCHALFNSNEFLYLH
- a CDS encoding DUF1501 domain-containing protein → MSCNHIDRLDSRRQFLARAGGGFGALAYAAISGEPLVGAPIGNGIAENSAARKIPARLGKAKNVIWLFMEGGPSHIDLFDHKPVVNELAGQSLPDSFERPVLAMGEINSPILECKRQWKRCGESGLMISDWLPHHHEIADELCVIRSCVSDGINHAGGVCQMNTGAVFGGRPSLGAWVSYGLGDPSESLPTFVVMKDSSSMVVNGVRAWGAGFMPSMHQGVLFETGPEPLRNLNNPAGVTSKQQRGKLDFINQLNRQHFEGRNSNTELEARIQSYELAARMQADAPVAIDVDDEPEHIRSMYGLDQKETQTYGRQCLLARRLVERGVRFVQLYSGAGSKWDSHSNIESNHSRLCGNVDKPIAGLIRDLKQRGMLEDTLVIWGGEFGRTPMSEKGSGRDHNPTGFTMWMAGGGVKAGQAIGATDEIGLHAVEDRLHVHDIHATIMGLLGMDHTEVIYMHKGRPERVDLNEGEFYRDILANG